Part of the Ruania alba genome is shown below.
TGCTCCCGGACTCCTCCACGGCGGTCCTGCCGTGAACCTGCGGTTCCCCGAGTTCACCGGGCCGCGGCGGCGGGGCGTCCTGCTCGGCGGCATGGCCGCTGTGCTCGTGCTCGCCGGATGTTCCGGCCAGGATGCCATCACCGACGACGGCGTGACCTCCGGCTACGTCGCGGGAGACGGCACCATCGAGACCTGGGCGCCCGCCGAGCGGAGCGAGCCGGTCGAGCTCAGTGGCGAGAGCTATCACGAGGAGCCGGTGGACATCGCCGACTGGCGCGGCGGCCCCGTGGTGCTGAACTTCTGGTACGCCGAGTGCCCACCCTGCCGGGCCGAGGCGCCCGACCTCGCCCAGGTGTCGCAGGACTACGCCGACGACGGTGTCCACTTCCTCGGGGTGAATCACACCAACGACGCCGGCACTGCGCTGGCGTTCGAGCGCCGCTTCGACGTGCCCTACCCGAGCCTGCACGACCGTGATGCCGAGGGCGTGGCAGCCGTGCAGGGGGTGGTGCCGCTGCAGGCGATGCCGAGCACCGTGGTGCTCGACGCCGAAGGTCGAGTGGCCGCACGGGTGATCGGCCTGGTCGAGGCGAGCACGCTCAGCGGCCTGCTCGACGACGTGCTCGCCGAAGCACCATGAACTGGCTGAACGACCTCGGCGCCACGTTCGCCGAGACCGTCTTCTCCGGCTCCATGCTGGCGGCCGCGCCGGTGGCACTGATCGCCGGATTCATCTCCTTCGCCTCCCCGTGCGTGCTGCCGCTGGTGCCCGGTTACGTCGGTTACGTCGGTGGCATGGTCGGCGCCGACACCGCGGGCACCCGGTCGGGAGGAGGCGGCACCGCCACCGTGGCCGCCCCGGCGCGTCGGCGTCTCGTGCTCGGAGTGCTCGCCTTCGTGGCCGGCTTCACCGCCGTGTTCACCGCCACCACGATGGCCCTGGCCGGTGTCGGCCTCGCGCTGGTGCAGTGGCAGGAAGAGATCACCCGGGTGCTCGGTGTGGTGGTGATCCTGATGGGGTTGGCCTTCCTCGGCGCCGTGCCTTTCCTGCAGCAGGAACGCCGGATCCAGCTCAGCCCGCGCGCCGGGGTCTGGGGAGCGCCGCTGCTCGGCGTGGTGTTCGGCCTCGGCTGGATCCCGTGCATCGGTCCCACTCTTGCCGCTGTACAGACCCTCGCGATCAATGGCGCCGACCCGGCGCGCGCCCTGGCGCTGGTGCTGCTCTACTGCGTAGGACTGGGCCTGCCGTTCGTGCTCGTGGCGCTCGGCCTGCGCTCGTCCCAGCGTATGCTCACCGTGCTGCGGCGGCACCGGCTGCTCATCAAGCGGATCGGCGGCAGCCTGCTGGTACTCATCGGTCTCGCGCTGGTGACTGGCCTGTGGGGGCAGCTGGTGGGTTCGCTGCAGGGCCTGATCGCCGACTTCGAGGTGCTCGTATGAGCTACGAACCGGTCGGGCTGAAGGGGGCGGCGTACCCCGAGCAGGAACGGGCGGCCCGGGGTGGCGCCACCGGTGGACCGAGGCTCGGAATGCGTGGCTGGCTGCGCTGGGTCTGGCGCCAGCTCACCAGCATGCGGGTGGCCCTGATGCTGCTTCTGCTGCTCGCCGTGGTCGCCCTGCCTGGTGCCTTCTTCCCGCAGCGGTCGGTGGACCCGAACGCGGTGCTGCAGTACTACCGGGACAGCCCCGACACCGCCGAGCTGCTGGACGCCCTGTTCCTGTTCGACGTGTATTCCTCCCCGTGGTTCTCCGCGGTGTACCTGCTCCTGTTCACCTCCCTGATCGGGTGCATCGTGCCGCGCACCTGGTCCCACCTGAAGAACCTGCGCTCCGAACCCACCCGGGTGCCGCGCCGCCTCTCCCGGTTCGAGGTCCGTTCCGAGCTCCGCACCGGCGGTACCCCTGCGGAGACCGAACGCACCCTCCTGGCCGCCCTCGGCAGGCGGTACGCCCACCGCACCGGGATCGAGGAGGTCACGACGGCGTCCGGTACGCCGGTGCAGATCCGCACCATCTCCGCCGAGCGAGGAAAGGGGCGGGAGGCCGGCAACCTGCTCTTCCACCTCGCCCTGGTC
Proteins encoded:
- a CDS encoding TlpA family protein disulfide reductase, which encodes MNLRFPEFTGPRRRGVLLGGMAAVLVLAGCSGQDAITDDGVTSGYVAGDGTIETWAPAERSEPVELSGESYHEEPVDIADWRGGPVVLNFWYAECPPCRAEAPDLAQVSQDYADDGVHFLGVNHTNDAGTALAFERRFDVPYPSLHDRDAEGVAAVQGVVPLQAMPSTVVLDAEGRVAARVIGLVEASTLSGLLDDVLAEAP
- a CDS encoding cytochrome c biogenesis CcdA family protein, with product MNWLNDLGATFAETVFSGSMLAAAPVALIAGFISFASPCVLPLVPGYVGYVGGMVGADTAGTRSGGGGTATVAAPARRRLVLGVLAFVAGFTAVFTATTMALAGVGLALVQWQEEITRVLGVVVILMGLAFLGAVPFLQQERRIQLSPRAGVWGAPLLGVVFGLGWIPCIGPTLAAVQTLAINGADPARALALVLLYCVGLGLPFVLVALGLRSSQRMLTVLRRHRLLIKRIGGSLLVLIGLALVTGLWGQLVGSLQGLIADFEVLV